In Lycium ferocissimum isolate CSIRO_LF1 chromosome 11, AGI_CSIRO_Lferr_CH_V1, whole genome shotgun sequence, a single genomic region encodes these proteins:
- the LOC132035865 gene encoding uncharacterized protein LOC132035865 yields MGGEEDSQKLKSIAASAYDYENDPRWADYWSNILIPPHMASRNDVVDHFKRKFYQRYIDPGLVVEPMTTSSSSQPAKPSAAQPSSSSTSSSTTSNNQPRQRNTGQASRTSGTSTTPASNPTSLRWDRQTIQFSVNAWVFVVAVLCIFPLTPANLSKRAYRLSFLGTACSSLYSLYSLYGKPRAWNLQAVQVWLQSVIVTKDFIYFIYCLTFVTSHLFLKFALIPVLCRALEHVAKFLRRNFSRSSLYRKYLEEACVWVESNVTTLNILSSQAEIGLGFLLVVSLLSWQRNIIQTFMYWQILKLMYHAPATAGYHQSVWAKIGTLVNPLLQQYAPFMNTPVATIQRWWFR; encoded by the exons ATGGGAGGAGAAGAGGATTCACAGAAACTGAAGAGTATAGCAGCATCAGCATATGACTATGAGAATGATCCAAGATGGGCTGATTATTGGTCAAATATACTCATTCCTCCTCATATGGCTTCTCGTAACGACGTCGTTGACCATTTTAAGCGCAAGTTCTATCAACGCTACATC GACCCTGGTCTAGTGGTTGAGCCAATGACTACCAGCAGTTCGTCCCAACCAGCAAAACCATCAGCTGCACAaccctcatcatcatcaacatcgtCGTCCACAACTTCTAATAACCAGCCAAGACAACGTAACACTG GACAAGCTAGTAGAACTTCGGGCACGTCAACAACCCCAGCTTCAAATCCGACATCACTTCGATGGGATCGACAAACTATACAATTTTCAGTGAATGCTTGG GTTTTTGTTGTGGCAGTTCTCTGTATATTTCCGCTTACACCTGCAAATCTGTCGAAAAGAGCATATCGACTGTCCTTCTTGGGAACTGCATGTTCTTCGCTATATTCGTTATACTCATTATATGGg AAACCGAGGGCTTGGAATTTACAAGCAGTGCAAGTTTGGTTACAGTCCGTGATTGTGACAAAGGATTTCATCTACTTCATTTACTGCCTTACTTTTGTCACTTCCCATCTATTCCTGAAAT TTGCTTTGATTCCTGTTTTATGCCGAGCACTAGAACATGTTGCGAAATTTCTCCGACGTAACTTCAGCAGATCTTCTTTGTACAG GAAGTACTTGGAAGAGGCTTGTGTATGGGTCGAGTCAAATGTGACTACTCTTAACATACTGTCTTCACAGGCTGAGATTGGACTGGGATTTCTTCTAGTTGTCTCACTATTATC GTGGCAGCGTAATATTATACAAACATTCATGTATTGGCAG ATATTGAAGCTTATGTATCATGCTCCTGCTACTGCTGGTTATCATCAGAGCGTGTGGGCCAAGATCGGGACGCTTGTAAATCCTCTTCTTCAACAATATGCCCCGTTCATGAATACTCCTGTTGCTACTATTCAGAGATGGTGGTTCAGGTAG
- the LOC132038075 gene encoding uncharacterized protein LOC132038075 produces MRMRSPSIKHGNALQMHEPYVYANDYCQQHKSTIPQTKVLGNTPKFVEERFCSADKSLAGTLMAELTTMKFDGSRSMQNHIIEMTNIVARLRTLGMKVDDSFLVQFILNSLPPEYGPFQINYNTIKEK; encoded by the coding sequence ATGAGGATGAGAAGTCCTTCCATCAAGCATGGGAACGCTCTGCAAATGCATGAGCCTTATGTTTATGCGAATGACTATTGCCAACAACACAAGAGTACTATTCCACAAACGAAAGTGCTAGGGAATACACCGAAGTTTGTGGAAGAACGTTTTTGTTCTGCTGATAAGTCTCTCGCTGGTACACTAATGGCTGAACTCACGACCATGAAGTTTGATGGGTCGCGTAGTATgcaaaatcatatcatcgagaTGACTAATATTGTAGCAAGACTCCGGACTTTGGGGATGAAAGTGGATGACTCCTTCTTGGTTCAGTTTATTCTGAACTCATTGCCTCCTGAGTATGGACCATTCCAAATTAACTATAACACTATTAAGGAGAAGTAG